From the genome of Nicotiana sylvestris chromosome 1, ASM39365v2, whole genome shotgun sequence:
GATGGGATAGTCCTGGTGGTCGAATTTCTGGGAGAGCAGATGCCCTCTTTCTCGGTGAAACGCATCTCCAATCTAAAGGCGATTAAAACTCTCTGTTGAGTTAAACAGACTCAAAATTCCTCCGCTTACATAATAGCATTAATGTTGTCTAATGAAATTTACGTGGAGTTTATCATTTGAATGAGATACGTTAGTAACACAAGTCCAATAATAAGCAATTTTCAGATCAAGTGATCATAATTGACTGTCTGTTGCTCGGATACAGGTGCAAGTATCCAACATAGGTGCAGAGATTGGATTCGCCATTGCATAAATTTTAAGATTAGGAGGGTTTGCTTGTTGAAAACTAAGTTATGTTTAATATTGACTGAGATATGACTTGCATTTTCTAAGAATCCAACACAAGTACGATGTTTTTGATGATCCGAGTAACCTTGATGACAATCTGATCTTATTCATGTAACTTCTGCTGCAACATCCACAATCTTCAATTATTTATGTTGCATGATAGGGAAGCTGTAGGAAAAACCCAAAAGGGAAAACCACATTTGCTCCGATTGACTCACTAAAAAGGTTGGCTAAGTTTTTGATCCATAGATCTGTCAATGGCCAGAATGCAGCTTCTACCAGCTAACCCAAGAACAATTCACATCTATATACAGTCACAGTTACGCTCAAAGAAACAATATAGCAGAACTTGGACATAAAGCATATTAATAAACAAATGGGAAAATAGCAAAACGATTCCTAGGATAGTTGTCAAACTTATGCAGATACCATCTATGTGTTTCAGCTGCTGCTAAAACAAGATTTGCCACCTGGAATTGCAACACGACACATCACGTTGCAGAAAACAAGTAAACATCACATGAAAAAGTGAACATGGGCAAGGAAGCAAATAGGGTGGGAAAGTGGAGGGTGCTTCTCAAGACTATGAACAGAGTCGTACCACAAATCCCCAGAGTAGGCATATCGTAAGGTCTGAACATCCACTAGCAACCACGAAGCCAGCATATATAACCTTCAGTACGagtaaaaagcaaaaagaaacgTGTAATTTAGATCTTGACAAAGGTCGGTAACGTGAAATATACAAAACATTAGTAAGAGAAAGAGAAGTTACAATCTCAGCCAAATAGTGAGGAGATGAAACATATTGAAACCAATCACCATCAGGGACTACATAATCATCACTGTGTTCTCTGTTCTCCCTCAATGACCCCTGATTGGCAAAGTAAAGGTGTTATACCACAAAGATGAAGCTACACCCAAAGAATTCTACGGTCAACATTAATGGAATAACTGACACAAGCATACAACAAAAACTACACCTCAATAACCGACACAAACATAACGTAAAAGAATCAGCTGTCAAGTTGAAAGAGAAATACCTTTATTTTAACAGGGTAAATCATATGAGAAAATTTTAAGAACCAACAGAATATGAGTAAAAAACAACAGAATGAAGCAACAGATAAAGAAGTTAGCCAAACAACATTAGCACCTGTACTTTTGTTGTAATGAATACTTTGCACCACCGTAAGTTTAAGTAAGATCAGTTTCAACCTCTCACTTCAATTTGCTTCAGTTCATTAATGGAACTGCATCTACAGTCCAGTGTATCAGATTTATTTACATACATTAACAAAAGTGTATAAGCTTGGTTATTCACCTTCACAGGCTATTGATTCAACCATTGTACTATAATCTTATGCTGCCAATCAGCCTCAACATCTGTTTATCCTTGTATTTACAATATCTTAATGAGAATCAACTACAAGGTCAAACCACACCCCAGTAATAATATCTAGAGCAGCTACAGTTGTCAGAATTCGGAACCCCTTATCTGCTAATCTAccatatgaaaaaaaaaatctaactAACGGTCTATCTTAGTGGCGGTGAGATCCATTTCCCATGCGCACATATTCACATTTAAAACCTACGAAATCGCTAAATGTCAATCCATATTCCGACCTTGCTACAATCTTTACAAGCATGACACTATTGGCGTGCCTAGTTTTGTCTATTATTGCACGTAGAACCTATGATAAATAGATAGAGATTTTCGTTTATCATTTTTTTATTGGTGTGTAGCCCCCCAAAAAAATCACATGGAAACAAATAAAAGCCAGTTAACATTTAACATAAATGTTATGCTTCTTTTGGTTGTTATGCTTTTGATACTATTATGGTTTCTactggagttactaatgaattgtctccttctccttctctttttcttttttctgcaccgagggtctatcggaaacagcctctctgccctatcagggtaggggtaaggtctgcgtacacattaccctccccagaccccactttgtgggattttactgggtagttgttgttgttgttaacaTTTAACATAAAAATCAGAAGTGCTTTTGCTTCAACTCAATCGGGACATAGCTACCCCCAATATGCCACACTTATTACTACATGTTTTAAGTTCAATTCTAGGAACAAAATAGTATTTTTCAGCTGTTATAGCTCTATCTTCGTATAATTCACATAGCAGGAATAAAGTGTGATTGTGACGTGGAATGGACTGTACTCGAAATTGATGAGGGAGGGAGAACTCAAGTCAACATGAACGGAGGGCTCAGAGACTGAAAGCAATTTTGTCACCAAAAATGTGATCAGTGCTTTTAGCGATTTCCTTTAGACTAGAACCTTTGTTAGGTTTTTCATGAAAAAGCTCAAAGGTGTTTTTTCTTCCACAAGATAATAAGGCAACTAAGAATTTCCCATATAGGAGAGATTAACCACAAGGATAAGCACGTGACAAATTAACCAAGTGGCTAAAAGAGTCCCAACTTCAAACACAAATCTGAATCTTTAATCAATAGTACATGGCACTTACAAGAATTGCATGACACCGGCATTGATGAATCCAACCCCAACAGAAAATCGCTGCACCAATCCATGTGTACCATCTTAGTTGCACGAGAGGATTCAAAAATCTCCACCAATCAACCTCAGTTGCTAGCATCCTATCTTTTCCTTTAACAATAAACTCTTGAATCAAACTCAACCCGAACTTGTACACCTCTCTAGCATAGTTGCAGCAAAGAGAGAGGGGAGCTGCTGTATAGAAGCTTgaatacaaaataaaaataaaaaagcaaaattcagaaaGCGTTTTTGTCCATTGGATATCTTGGATTGTATGTGTTATCGAAACTACAAAAAGTCAGGTACTAAAAGAGAATTTACTAATGTTGTCACCAAACAGGAAATAGGGACTAAGATTTCTACAAAATGTGAATCATTTCAGATAATTTACTATACAAAATTACAAATAAGATGCCTTTTAGCAAAAGTAAAGCCTAGTTGGAAACTCTAAAGTCTAAATAGAGATGACGAAGTTAAGATCCGAAAAAGGATGGATACCTAATTCACTAGCACTAGTGAATGATGGCACCATGATCTTGCTATGTCACTTCAATTATGAGACTTAACATTAATGTAAACAGGAAGGGGCACCTTGATAAAAGAATCAGCTTATTTCTCccctgaataactcatgatccgATCGTTGTTTCAGTTTAAGCAAGTGTAAAAAGGTAGTATCTAAATGATAAGACCATTTTACTATTTCTTAATGTGTATCAGGCCAATGAAGTTCTGATCGACATAATAATAGAAAGGGTGGCGAATATTGAAGTTCCTgtcaaagaaaaaagaataacACACAAAAAAGAGAACAACAAATACACAGAACAACAGGAGTCCGCTCTAACCTTAGACAGTCTACATTGATTATGGTAAACTATGTTTACTTACCCAGCTAATAAAACACAACAAGAAATATGGAAATATGTTACTAGAAAAAGAAACATAGTAAGATGCCAACTTACAATAAACCTGTGAGATAGCCGAAAATGTGCATCCTGGCATAAGGACTATATTTAAACACGTATATTGACTCAAAGAGGCGTCGAAGTATTTGAGCTTCCATTAATAAAAGCAGAAAGACTGATAAACCAATCTTGCTTCTATGTTCCTTTGATGTATGGGATCCTTGTAAAGAGAAGATACGTGATCCTCCAGTCAAGTGGCTAGTAATACTAGAAAAAAGCAATGGTTCTGAGATCTTTGGCGTTGTACTATACGCATAAAGCCACGTTGCAGCTAACAGAAGTGTTGTCCAAACAAAAGCTAAAACATAGAAGTGAATGAAGAGTTTCTGTGGAACAGAGAGTTTCTGCAATTGAACAAACAAGCCAAAGGGAGTGACAGGTCAATAAAGTCAGCTGACCTCGGATCATACAACACAGAAAAACTATCAAATTCTGAAGTCTCAATATCTTATCAGCACTACTAATGTTTTCTTAGCTTGATTTATTTGATTTCTCACCTCAAAACTGCACGACGACCCAACAATGCACATTGATCAGTTTAGAAATAAATTATTGATCAATTGAACTATGAGTGCTAAAATATTTTGGTAATGTCGAATGACGTTGGCTCATAGTAAGAACACGAACACGCAAGAACAATGGCGGATGGAGCATGTAAACAACGGGTCTCTCCATTTTCGACACAGAGTCTAGACATATATGCGGAAAATAAGATTACATTTTGAGCCTATTATTTCAAGTGTGTCATGGTTTAAGTGCTGAAAATTTAAAAGTTGAACCGATCAAATTAAAATCCTGGATCCGAGCACAAGAAACAAGTTTTCGAATGGCATACTTACATTTGAGGAAGACTGCATAATCTTGCCACGCTTAGCAAAACCCAACAAGAACTGTTGAAAAGACCTAAGCTTTGAGGAAGGAATCAAAGCAATAACAATTGGCAAAGTTGCAGCAATCCATGCAGCTCTTAGCAGGGTGACCAGCCCTAACTCCATTtctacaaaaaagaaaaagggaactaTCAATTTTAGTTCAAATTCACAAATGGGGTTCTCTGATTTCtgcagatttaaaaaaaaaatacttttaccACAATAGAAGGAGTATTAAAGATGCAAACTTTACTGAGCTCACGGGGTAAGGATGGGAACAGAGAGAGAGACCGTATAAATAGTTGGGTTGTTGATTCAGTGACGTGAGGAATTGGATATGCTATGCGTCTGTCTCGAAATTGAAGAAAACTTGAAGATGAAGTGAAGGTTCCATTGCTTTTTTGCTTCTCGGTGTCGAAATCGAGTGCGCGCTGCGAACTGTAGTGAATTGAATTCACTGTTCTATTTTGGCAGAATAGCCTAGTAACCTCCTATCCTTGTTCTGGTTTGTCATCTTGATCCCTCAATTTTACAGAACTTCATTGGAACTCTTGTACTATATCAAAATAAATAGTTTAAACCCCTCCTTATGTGTGTGTCTCACTTCCCCTGACATGGATAACACATCAGATCCATGTCAAATGCATATATCcacatcatcatcttcttctttgcAACTAGGCTGAATACATATAGCACCTTAAATTTGTCCTAATTTTTCATTTAGACACTTAAACTAATGTTTGTACCTATTGAATACTTTATTTATACTTAATCTGTGTCAATTGAACACATATTTTACAATCCTAAACTAAGTCCAACGTGTGAGTACCACTTAAGGTATGCAGAAAATATGACCAACATTAAAAAGCCACGTCAGAAAACAAAAAAGACAAATTTTggagagagataaggaagaaacAGTAACCGGAAACAGAAGAATTTCGGCTAAAAAAAGAGACAACACCCGCCGAAATTACGTTTTCTTTGTTACTAAATTACCATCTCACCAACTTTGGCAAAAACAAATTCATCCGGAACTAAGATTAACCCTGGATCCTCGTTAATTGCCCGGCAATTCCTTCTCACCGAAAAAAGTTGCCTTGTCAGCAAATAAACGAATCACCATTGGTGTCATTATAATAATCTCAATAAGAACCAAAGAAATTAAACAACTAAACTGCGAAATTAAGAGAATTTTCTGTTTATATATAAATGAAagataaataaaagaaagaagtTGAACTATAATAGCCAAACTTAAAATAACTATCTACTATAGCTGAACTCCATAGCTGGATAAGATCtgcagaaagaagaagaagaagaagaagaagaagaagaagaagaagaagaagaagaagaagaagaagaagaagaagaagaagaagaaatagtcAGAGAGAGAAGAGTAGAAGTAGAGATCGAgtgaggaaagagagaaagagaggaatgACCTGGGAATCGTTACCTTCCTCTTTCTATTGAAGGTAGTTATAACAACCTCAGCTGACGTGGCACGATCCTAGCCCTTGTAGCTCATTAATTCAAAATTAATCCTAGCCATTAATTTGAATTTCTGGTATTCTCCTTCAACGATTCTGTTACTGCTTATCTTCAGCTTCTTCTCATCGAACCTCGACGGCAACACTGATCTTGTAATGATTATTGGATCATTACATACCCCCACCTCTTCAAAGGATCCTTGTCCTCAAGGATTAGAGCCGAAGTTTGGAAATTTAGCTTTGATGAACTGATAATCTTCCCATGTGGTATCTTTCAGAGGTAGATTGGACCATTGTACCAGCACTCTAACCACAACAGCATTGTTCATCTTTATCAATTGCCTTTGCAGAATAGCAACTGGCTTTACCAAGAACTGACCATCTTTACCGGTGATAGGCAGAGTGGTCTGCACTACCACTCTATCACCTATCTTTTTCTTGAGTAGAGAGACATGAAACATAGGGTGGACCTTAAATTCAGGGGAAAGATCTAATTTGTAAGCAAAACTATCAATTCTGGCAAGAATCTTATAGGGTCCATAATATTTAGAACGCAACTTTAAGTTTCTTCTCAATGCAAGGGAGGTTTGCCTATAAGGTTGTAGTTTCAAATAGACCATATCTCCCACTTGGAACTCTCTATCTGATCTTCTTTTATCAGCATAGTATTTCATTCTCTCCTGAGCTTTAGTGAGGTTGTCTTTCAACAACTGTTGCATTTGTTGTCTTCTCATCATTGTATCTTCAGTTGCTTGCACCATTGTCTCCAATAAGGGCCCTAGGGATAGCTGAGGGGGTGAGTAACCATACAAGGCCTCAAAAGGAGTACATTGCAGGCTGGTATGGAAGTTGGTATTATACCACCACTCAACAGTAAGCCACTGCTTCCATTGTATTGGTCTACTAGCAGTCATGCACCTGAGATAATTCTCTAAACACTTATTAACCCTTTCAGTTTGACTATCACTCTAAGGGTGGTAAGCAATGTTGTAGTGTAATTGAGTTCCCAAGAGCTTGAATAAGGACTGCCAAAAATTGCTTAGAAATACCTTATCTTTGTCAGTTACAATGGACTCAGGAGTGCCATGTAAGCAGTGTATTTTCTTCCAGAACACATcagctattgttgttgttgtataagaATGTGAAAAGGCTATGAAATGTGCATACTTGGTCATTCTATCAACCACTACAAGGATCACTTCTTTGTTCTTGGACTTTGGCAAACCTTCTCTGAAGTCCATACTAATGTGGCTCCAAGATTGGTTTGGAATGGGAAGAGGCGGCAATAGTCCAGGATATGTCGTGTTGTCATCCTTATTCTTAAGACAAATATCACAGCAAGCCACAAAGTCAATTACCATCTATTTCATCCTAGGCCAATAGAACATTAGTGATAACCTCTTTAGAGTCCCAAGTTGTCCTAAATGTCCTCTTACAAGAGAGTCATGGAATATGGAGATCAACTGAGTTTTGAGACCACCACTAGTACAAATGTagatcttttcttttcttctgagTATGCTGGAAGTATAGTGCCAGATGTTAGGTCCTTGTAGAGTCATTGCTGCCTGACTGATCAATTCTGTAGCTTTAGTGTCTCCTTCATAACTGTGTGCTATCTCCTGCATCCAAGAAGGAATCGAGACACTGATTACCTATAATGTTCCTTGGAATTGGCTTGTGTTGTATTCTAATCTTTCCGGTTGCCTAGAAAGGGCATCAACTACCCTATTTTTAGCCCTCTTTTTGTACTGCACTTCATAATCTAACCGAAGCAATTTGGTCAGTCCCTTCTATTGTATAACAGAAGTAACTCTTTGTTCCAGAAGGTATTTTAAGTTGTGGTGGTCAGTTTTGACTACAAAATGCTTGTACTGTAAATAGTGCCTCCATTTGTCCATTGCATTCAACAAGGCCATATACTCCTTCTCATAGATTGACTTACCTGTGTGCTTTTGAGCCAAAACCTTGCTAAAATAGGCTACTGGTCTACCTTTTTGCATTAGGACAGCCCCAATGCCACTTTGACTAGCATCTGTCTCAACTATGAACTCCTTAGTGTAGTCAGGTAAGGCCAACACTGGTGTAGAAGACGTAGTTCTCTTAAGGGTTGTAAAGGCTAAGTTAGTTTCTTCATTCTATTTAAAAGCATCATTCTTAAGCAAGTCAGTCAAAGGTCTACAAATAACTCCATAGTTAGCAACACACTTTCTATAGTACCAAGTCAACCCTAAGAATCCCCTCAATTCCCTCGATGAGTTTGGTCTAGGCCAATCGACCATAGCTTGTATTTTAGAAGGATCAGTAGATACTCCTTCTGCAGTTATGATATGTCCTAAGTACTCAACCTTAGATTGACCAATTTGAGCATTTAGACCATTTAGAAAATAAGGAGTATTTCCTTAGGGTATCAAATATAGCAATTAGGTGCGTCACATGATCCTTCTCAGATAGACTGTAGATAAGGATATCATCAAAGAAGACCAAAACAAACTTTGTAAGGAAATGTTGAAAAACCTGGTTCGTCAGAGCTTGAAAGGTAGCTAGTGCATTTGTTAATCCAAATGGCATCACCTTGAATTCATAATAGCCTAATATGAGTTTTGAAAGTTGTCTTGTATATATCTTCTAACTTCATTCTGATCTGGTGATAACCAGCTCTCAAATCAACCTTGGAAAAGATCACAGATCCACTCAGCTCATCTAGGATGTAATCCACAATAGGTATAGGATACTTATCCTTCACTGTGATGTCATTCAATCCCCTATAATCTACATAAAACCTCCAGGTTCTATACTTCTTTTTGACAAGCAGTGTTGGTGATGAGAATGGTGATTGACTATGCTGAATTATGCCATTGGTGAGCATCTCTTTAACTTGTCTCTCTAACTCATCCTTCTGATAATAGTTGTACCTGTAAGGCCTCAGACTGACTGGCAATTGCTCCAGGTTTCAAAGGAATGGTGTGATCTAAGGTCCTGACAGAAGGCAGAGATTTAGGTTCTGCAAACACATCAGGATATAGGTGTAACACCTCTTAAATGGCTTCTCCTACTGGTTCCTGACCTTCTATCACCAAGGAATTCATCATGAACAGATGAGCTATTAGAGCTTGGCCTTTCTTCAGCATCTTCCCCAGTGTTCCACTTGAAATCATATTCAGTTTACCTTCCTCAAAGATACCCTACAATACTAGTTTGTTACCTTTCTTGCCAATGGTAACACACATCTTTTCATGGTCAAAATTAGTGGGATTATGCTTCTTCTTCCAATCATTACCTATCACCATGTCACAGCCTTTAAGTGGAATGATTAGTAAGTCTTCCTGAAAGGGTCTACCTTGCATTTTCCACTGATATCCTATGCAAATAGAAGTGCACATGACATAATTCCCATCAGCCACTGTCATTCTCACGTGTGGGCAATGCCTAGCTTGGTATCCTATCTCTTTGACTGTGATAACATCAATGAAACAATGAGTGATGCCAGAATCAATTAGCAATGTTAGTTTCCTGTTCCTTATGGTACTTCTAACTAATATGGTGTTGACTCCTCTATTGTCACCTGTTAGAACATTCATGCACATAGCTACAATGACTTCTTGCTCCAGCTCTCCTTCAATAATCAAGTATGTACATGGTTGTTCTTCTTCTATCTCAACACTCTCAGGAAGTGGTTTTGCTGCTCATGTCATGCAATTCAACTGCTTCTTCTTAcaatgttcttcttcttcttacatTCACCACACCTATAACAAAAATGGTTGCTTTTCCTGCATTCATAAACTTCAGGACTAAGCCTGAAAGAGTTTGGTTTTACTGCAGCTGCAGCAGGTGCCCTTATGTTAACAAAGCTTCTAGCCACAAATGAGGGCTTTGGAATGCCCTTCTTCTTCGTTTGAGCAGCTTCTATTGCCTTCTCCTACAGTCTAGCTTGTTATACAACAAACCTTAGAGTTGAAGGTTTGAACAATTTCACCCAAAACCTAATCTCTTCCTTTAACGCACCAATGAAACAAGATATAAAGTGTGACTCATCCAAATGAGGATTCCTTACCAACATTTGAGCCTTCATGTCCTCAAACTTGCCTAGGAATTCATCAGCAGACCTTATTTGGCTTATCTTGTTAAATTCTTCCACTATGTCCTGATCGAGTCCAATTCTATATAACTAcggagtggcaagagcggtcgatgcagcttttaccccaAAAGGTCGGTATCGAATCTACAAGGAGCTAGAATGTTTGGGATttagattcctatctaaactagcagtGTGTAGTGAttttaattacacttccaatcatatttgtttgtttgttacttctaattttatgctaatgatatgcgaaattaaactaagtatgaatacttgtaaggttttctaaatggttaaagaggcactagggaagtggtttactcctaggtgaatacttgacgggttctaaaacctaaggcaaagttgttatgttggggattgtgatatagccaatgcacaaaactactcactctatacctctcggtagcttgagtgactttgccctaattgactttctcaagactaattgggtgtcaaaattgtgcaagcaatatacgctcaagtcggatattactatttctaggtttaaccctttaattggggctatcaatctcttgaatactccccaattccttgttggactgatttttctagactcaagctctctttctcaagaagatcctaagtcaaataggcacaaattagtgtttgcaaccactaattcaacatgaaaaatacaaatcagtccaaatatcaactacccataaatatCTAAGCTTTAAAAtataagacccatcaaatacccacactagggatgagccacaaccctagctaatgggtctagctactcataataaggGAACAAATCAGATAttaagatgaagaataacccataaaatataattacaagctaagattagaagattcaatgttaaactagctacaaaattactcaaaatagcttaAACCCGCCGTTCACGTGCTCTGCTAAgataaagataccctaaaaatgtgaaaaagaagtatttatacaagaccaaattttctggacaaaaatacccccgaCGAAGGTACCACAACCACGGTGAGGCTTTTTAGCTCCATTGCTCAGTCTCTAAATCTTGCCACCGCGGACCGtataaaatgcaccgcggtcgcgg
Proteins encoded in this window:
- the LOC138877867 gene encoding uncharacterized protein codes for the protein MERAPKRRRVIPQTADAVIELEDSQAGSSSQPQLMSNSASSKASLWPNIFAFDLMVKNKLEKAIEAAQTKKKGIPKPSFVARSFVNIRAPAAAAVKPNSFRLSPEVYECRKSNHFCYRCGESKPLPESVEIEEEQPCTYLIIEGELEQEVIVAMCMNVLTGDNRGVNTILVRSTIRNRKLTLLIDSGITHCFIDVITVKEIGYQARHCPHVRMTVADGNYVMCTSICIGYQWKMQGRPFQEDLLIIPLKGCDMVIGNDWKKKHNPTNFDHEKMCVTIGKKEPKSLPSVRTLDHTIPLKPGAIASQSEALQHSQSPFSSPTLLVKKKYRTWRFYVDYRGLNDITVKDKYPIPIVDYILDELSGSVIFSKNEETNLAFTTLKRTTSSTPVLALPDYTKEFIVETDASQSGIGAVLMQKGRPVAYFSKEIAHSYEGDTKATELISQAAMTLQGPNIWHYTSSILRRKEKIYICTSGGLKTQLISIFHDSLNKDDNTTYPGLLPPLPIPNQSWSHISMDFREGLPKSKNKEVILVVVDRMTKYAHFIAFSHSYTTTTIADVFWKKIHCLHGTPESIVTDKDKSDSQTERVNKCLENYLRCMTASRPIQWKQWLTVEWWYNTNFHTSLQCTPFEALYGYSPPQLSLGPLLETMVQATEDTMMRRQQMQQLLKDNLTKAQERMKYYADKRRSDREFQVGDMVYLKLQPYRQTSLALRRNLKLRSKYYGPYKILARIDSFAYKLDLSPEFKVHPMFHVSLLKKKIGDRVVVQTTLPITGKDGQFLVKPVAILQRQLIKMNNAVVVRVLVQWSNLPLKDTTWEDYQFIKAKFPNFGSNP
- the LOC104249824 gene encoding polyprenal reductase 2, whose protein sequence is MELGLVTLLRAAWIAATLPIVIALIPSSKLRSFQQFLLGFAKRGKIMQSSSNKLSVPQKLFIHFYVLAFVWTTLLLAATWLYAYSTTPKISEPLLFSSITSHLTGGSRIFSLQGSHTSKEHRSKIGLSVFLLLLMEAQILRRLFESIYVFKYSPYARMHIFGYLTGLFFYTAAPLSLCCNYAREVYKFGLSLIQEFIVKGKDRMLATEVDWWRFLNPLVQLRWYTWIGAAIFCWGWIHQCRCHAILGSLRENREHSDDYVVPDGDWFQYVSSPHYLAEIVIYAGFVVASGCSDLTICLLWGFVVANLVLAAAETHRWYLHKFDNYPRNRFAIFPFVY